gaccttaagcggcacctatcgaagtttacaccagtataccGAGattatgtccagggacgtgattttgaagtaggtttttacggattgccactagagcagttaactagtacctgatccgtcagatgaactagccccaactaccattatccctgtacaatatagaattttatgtgagaaaatataaaaaggttaaagcttttgagtaaaaataaacagtggagattttccctgattctacgattcaagcaaaatctcgggggctactgactaggcatcccaaatgggcctgccgaagatagtacccggggtttactgaaggcccactacccgaagaataagaagattcgggagcccaagatatattaaggaaagtcaagagttgtaataggaagtgttatctgtaatctggcgggatgagttagaaaccgtcccggactctgtaacttgtatagcacgaatccctcggctccacctcctatataaagggggagtcgagggatgaagaaagaatcgaatcattgtctacaaaccctagttttcataatcgtcgagtacttttcggctgaaaccttcgagatctacttaccctctacttccaactaaaccctagcctacaatccataggcattgacaagttgataccttgtcactgtcaccgtcacaccatggagagtgaatccggagttcatattaaagtaacctctagagtgtatAATAGTGCTACTCTGGATAACTCTCCTAATGGAATCACTAATCgtgtagtggctacaaaagctctgctcaaagttcatcaagtacttgacaaacaccactcatagggatatccacgtcaaatcataaatccaagataatatatttatcatagtgatagttaacttcataatctacaagagatcacaatcataacctacgccaagtactacatgatgcacacactgtccacattacatcatgaaggaggaatagactactttaataacatcactagagtagtgcatagattaatagtgatacaaagctcttgatcacataaagatcacatgggagagagagatgaaccacatagctaccggtacagcccttagcctcgggggagaactactccctcctcatcataggagacagcatcaacgatgaagatggcggtggtgtcgatggagatgccttccgggggcacttccctgtcccggtggcgtgccggaacagagacttctatcccccgaacttggcttcgcgatggcggcggctgcgtaacttttctcgtcccgtgtctTATCTTcttagggttttcgaggcggagagaatatataggcggaagggcagcctcggaggagccaggggtgcccccccataggctggcgcgcccccccttggccgcgctgccatgtggggtggggcccccagggctcccctctggtccctctctggctctctggaagcttccgtgaaatataagatcgtgggcgttgatttcgtccaattccgagaatatttcctttgtaggatttctgaaaccaaaaacagcagaaaataggaattggcacttcggcatcttgttaataggttagttccgaaaaatgaatCAAAACGatatagtatgaataaaacatgtaggtattgtcataaaactagcatggaacataagaaattatagatacgttggagacatatcaaccGGTACCCAGGCCGGGAtggccggaccacagaccggccaggccggtgccCAGGCCAGCCAAACCGGGCCTCTGACCGACCCTACTGTTGTTGTTTCACCTGCTCCTGTTGTTTTGACTGTTGATGCTGTTGATGTTTCTGTTACTGTTTCTTCATATTTTGGTGTTGTGGTTCGGAAGGAAGATGTATACCACGACTACCTTCATATTGTGATGGGTTCGCACTTCGATGCATCTACCATCAAGTGGAGGTTGGCTAGCTCCGCGACACCGGCGAAATTTCAGCTTTGGGAGTCACACATTTACGGTGGTTTTGAGAGATGCAAGGCGTTTGATAGTATGTTCGGTGGCCAAACTGAATTTATTATTGCATACCGGCGTGTTGATGACGTTCTGACTCGTTCGTACCATGATGTTCTGATAGTCCAGGGTATCGCCCGCTAAATTCAGCCTAACGCAATACGGGACGGCGCTATTTCACGTTCTGGAGAGACGCCGATTCCCATCCGTGTTGAAATCTAAGAATAATGCTCAATATTTAAAAAAATATAAATTTGGGCGAAACTAGGTAATTTAGACGAATCTCATACATATATAAGCGAAATTCGTGTAGTTCTTGCCGATTACATACTTAAGActtaaaataaaaacatagtaaaCTAAAACACGCCCCATGCCCAGCTGGCTGTAGAACTGCGTCTTGTTGTTGTCGTCGTCGAAGTCGTTGGGCGTCGTCGGGGCATGCGTGGAGGGGCTTGCGCCGTCGTTGTTGTCGAGGATGATGACACGCTGGTAGTCGGCGCTTGCCGGTGGGGGAGAAGGACGGCGTGCTAGCAAACATGCTGGCCGGCGTGCTGCTGGGGAGCCAAACGGCAAGCTGCCGCCACCTATTCGAGGAGGCACTGCTGGGGCTCCACCTCCTCCTTCACGTGTTGCTCGCCCAACCAGGCGAGGGCGAACTCCATGTCCACCGGCGGGACGTCGTCGAGGGAGGCGGCCAGGGCGAGCTTTTCGTCGGGGAATTCCTCCAGGTCGTCCGGCGCCTCCATCTTGATTGTCGTCCTCACGTAGTCACGCGGCGCCACCAACTCAATCGCCGgggccttcttcttcttcgacgacGCGCCGTCGGTGCCAGGCTCTGTCTTCAGTGTGACGAGGCTCAAATGGCCGTGGGGTGGTGACGGAACGTGGCGGTCGGAGTTAAGGATGAGGTCGTCGCTGGGCCTCCTACGCGGTGTCTCCTTCATCTCCACCTTGACGCGAGAGAACAGTGTCGTCGGCGGCGTGGAGCTGGGTGTGGACGACAGGCGGGGTCCTGACGAAGAGGAGGACGAGCCGGTGCCCATCCTCTTGGGCATCCACGACGCGCCGAAGCGCCAGGAAACATGCGGGGGGCACGATGGCATCGTCAGGCGCGGCTGGTTACCGGCGGCGATGTGCTCCAGGACGTAGGTGAGGGTACCGGCGGCAAAAATTCAGTAGGCAAAAGTTCTCTGTATTTTTATCACCAAATCTTGGTCTCTTCCTTTGTACTGTAATACGGGTAGGCTACAAACGAACTCTACAATCGAGCTGAATTCCTCCAAGGAATGGGCTGCCTACACCTCTTCCACGACTTGTACGGTTGTActcagtggcggagcttgggccGGTTAAATGGGGGGGGGGCAAATGGGCTCAGAGGACAAAAAATGCACTGTCTTGGCCCAAactggggggggggggcaaatggGCCAGATATGTATAAATCCTTTAGGAAACAGTACTGGGCTGGGGGGCGGCGGCCCCCACTGGCTTCAACATAGCTACGCCACTGGTTGTACTAGTACCACACCGCCATCCGCTGCCGCCTCGAACGTGTCGCCAGCCTCAGCCTGGACTGTTACTGCGACGAGCCCATCCGAGGCCTCCGGCGGCGCGAGGCCGACGTCGAGCAAGTCCTCGGGCTCCTCGGCGCGGAGCCTCCCAGAGCTGTACGAGGAGATGTCACGACTGTCTTAGCTGTGACCTGAAGAATAGAAGCTGATCAACGTTATGAAGATCTGACGGTCCAGAAGGAATCAGAGAAGCGGACGGCTGCGATGACGCCATTACTATTCACCATCCGGCACATTTACCTTTCTGTTAATTCTGTATTACCGTTGTAATAACGAGACTACTGAACCGGCTATATGAGCCCCCTTCGTGGGAAGGCAACGCTATCGAATAGAATATGCTTAAACGCTATCTCTTCGTTCATCTAGTTTAGATTTATTTTCGCATCTAGATCTCGTAGAAATCCACCGATTGATCGAGCGAGGTCTCCATATCGGAGGAATTATCGTCAGATTCCATTCCGGGATCTGACAATTGGTATCAGACGCCAGTGAATTCTCGGCGAAAATTTTTCTCGAGCTCTCAGATCCTTCCTtggacggcgacggcgagctcgATTCCGCGCGGGCTCGGGGAAATTGGCGGTGATTCAACCGGTGAGACGAAGGGGGGTTGCTGCGGATCACCTTCCGCAGAGGTAAAATCCCTCCCTCCACTCCCATGTTGCGGCGGCGGTGACGTCCTCTTGACGTGGTTGACGGAGGCGGCGTGGCGGCGGCAGATCATTCGAACGCAGATCGAGTGAAGCGGAGCGGTTGCTGCGGATCATCTCCCGCAGAGGTAAAATTCCGGCTCCGCGCTCTTTCCGTGCGTCTTGGGTGGCGGTTGTTGGCGGCGGTAGAACGAAGACAAGGTGTTCGACAAAATGCCAAAGTCGAAGGCGTCCGAAGCTACCGCGCAGGAAATTGAGGCTCTCAAGCTCGACCTGGAGAGTGTCAACTCACGCGCAGAGGAAATTGGAGGAAAGGTCGATGGGGTTCAATCTCAAATGGAGGAACTATCACCGAAATTCTCTCGGCTAGAGGCAATCCTAACTGCTAACATGGACAAGCAAGCTCCTGAGAAAGAGATCGAACCAGCCAAGCAGCCACCTTCAGGCTCTGGTGAAAAGGATGAGTATTTGTGGCATGATGGCCCTCCTCACTTGCGCCGCAAGCATGCACCACCTGATGATCACCATGAGCAGCCACATCCAGATGCTGATCAGAATGAGGAAGTTAGGTATGAGAACTACTACCCACCCTATCAGGAGCATGATCGTGCTGCACCTGAGCAGAGGCAGCAGTACTATGAGACCCAGCCCTACTTCTTCGAGCCACAACACCCTTACCAATCCTACCCACAATCATATGAGCCTCCCCCACATCACCAGCCAAACCCATTTCCACCTCACCCAAACCACTATCAGCCATACCAACACTACCCACAACCAAATATACCTCACCCACCCAATCCTCACTCATACTACCAAAACCCAAATCCTATTCCCTACCCACCACCACAAAACCAATTCCACTTCACATATGAACCTCCACACCCAAACCCCAACAACTACCGAGCTGTAGTTGACCATGGTGTGAGGCAGCAGCAGCATGAAAACAATGGACACAACATCGACAACACAATTGCAAGGGAGAGACATAGGGAAGAGGATAGAGAACACAGGAATCAAGGATATCCTGAGGATAGAGGGAGGAACATGGGCTATGACAGAGGTCAGTACCAGAGGTATGACAGGAACCAGCCTCTAGACAGAGATGCCCAATTTTACAAATCAATTGCCAAAGCCCCAAAAATGGATTTTCCTCATTTTGATGGTAGCAACCCTGAGGAATGGCTTCGAACAACAGAGAAATACTTTGAGATGGTTTATGTACATGAGGATTAAAAGTTTAATTATGCCCAAATGTATATCACAGGCAGGGCAGATACTTGGCTAAGAAACCCAGGtgttctgaaggagaaactcacttgGAAACAATTCCGTGGCACCTTGATCACAAGATTCGCCACATCCAATTCATATGATATTGTTGAGGAATTCAACAATATAAAGCAAGGAGCTAACTCTGTAGATGACTACACTGATCGTTTTGAGATCAAGATGGCTGACTACAAAAAGGAAAATCCAGATGTCAAGGACCCATATTACATCAAATGCTATATCAATGGGTTGCATGCTGAAATTAAGCATCAGCTGCGTTCATTCGAGCCCAAAACTCTGTCTCAAGCAGTAGAGCACGCACGCAACATGGAAAGAAGTGTGTTGGCTACTGCTCAATATAGCAAGAAGCTGTTCTCTTCCAACATTTACACCAAAAATAACTACACCAGTTCCAGCTTTACTAGACCAAAACAAGTAACTGAGGTAGTTCCTGTGAGAATGGAAGGTGATAGGGCCATTCCTAAACCAGAAACAAAGATGGAGAACAAACCAAGGGACAACAACTGTAAATACTGCGGACAAAAATGGTTTTTTGGGCACCGTTGTCAGCAGTACAAACGTCTAAATCTCATGACGGCAGAAGGAGATTATGAAAGTGCAGAAGAAACACTTCAGGAACAGGATACCTCAGAGGAGGAAAATACTGAACAACCTGCTGCCGACACTCCTGCACCAGCTACTCATATGCAGATCTCTCTCAACGCAGTACAAGGCAAAAGCTTAGCAAACACATTTACCTTCACAGTCCTTATTGGTGGTAAAAAAGGCATTGGCCTTAGCAGACACAGGGAGCACCCACACTTTTATTGAATTCAAGTTTGCTGCTAAACTCAACTGCAACATCATCGGTGAACCACTACAAAGAGTAATTGTGGTAGGAGGAGGGGAACTACAAACTGGAGCAACAGTACCTGATATGGACTATACAATTCAAGGGAACAAATTCCACAATTCTTTTAAAATATTACCCTTGAGTGGCTATGACATTGTTCTGGGCGGCGACTGGATGCTACAACACAGTCCAGTGACATATGATTACCACAAGAGACTGCTTAAAATCAAAATGTATGGAAAGTAGAAAGTGAACTTAAAGGATGAATCCCTGAAACAAGGTGTGCAGCTTATATCCATATCCAAACTTAAGCAAGCATTACAAAAAGGTGTTGTTGGTTACTGCCTGTACCCAATAACTGTTGTCCATCCTCCAGAAGAAGTTCAAGATCCAGAAATTGCAGCTCTCCTCAAAGAATTCCAAGATGTGTTCCAAGAACCTACAGGGTTACCTCCTGAACGTCAGTGTGACCATGCCATTCCACTGAAAGGTGGGGCAGAACCCCCAAGAATTCGACCTTACAGGGTTCCATACAAACAGAAAGAAGAAATGGAAAAACAAGTGCAGCACCTGCTCAAAACATCTgtgatccaacacagcaaaagcccATATGCTTCACCAGCTATCCTAGTCAGAAAAAAAGATGGGACTTGGAGGCTATGCATTGACTTTAGAAAATTGAACTTGCATACAATTAAGGACAAATTTCCTATACCAGTAATCGAGGACCTCTTGGATGAACTGCATGGAGCAAAGTATTTCACCAAGCTAGACCTTCGATCTGGGTACCACCAGATCAGAATGAAGCCACAAGACATCCATAAGACTGCATTCAGGACTTATTTTGGACACTTTGAGTACTTAGTCATGCCTTTTGGGCTGACTAATGCTCCAGCCACATTTCAGGCATTGATGAACAGTGTGTTTGCACCTTGGATGAGGAAAATCATGCTTGTTTTCTTCGATGACATCCTGATCTACAGCAGCACTAAAGAAGATCATCTGAAGCATGTCAGGCTAATACTTCAAGTGCTCAGAGACAACAAACTGTTTGCCAAACAGAGTAAATGTGTGTTTGCAACAGAACAGGTAGAATACCTAGGACATGTCATCTCAGCAAAAGGGGTGGCTACTGACCCACAGAAAATTGTTGCTGTTCAAGAATGGTCCCTCCCAAAAACCCTGACACAGCTCCGCGGTTTTCTCGGACTCGCGGGCTATTACAGAAGGTTCGTAAAGAATTATGGATAGATCTGTCGTCCACTACATGATATGCTGAAAAAAGAGTCCTTTAAATGGACAGATGCCCAAACAACAGCTTTCATGATTCTCAAGCAAGCACTCACTTCTGCTCCTGTTATGGCACTACCAAACTTTTCCCTACCATTCACTTTAGAGACTGACGCGAGTGGCAATGGTTTAGGggctgtgcttatgcaagaaggccgcCCAATAGCTTATTTCAGTAGAACTATAGGAGTGAAGGCATCAGCCATGTCTACATATGAGAAAGAAGCCCTTGCAATCTTAGAAGCCCTAAAACGTTGGAGACACTACTTTCTAGGTCGAACTAGTGATAAAACAGACCGTAAAAGTCTGAAGTACATTACATAACAAAAAGTTGCTGAAGGTATACAACACAAGTTGCTACTCAAACTATTAGAGTTCAATTACTCAGTGGAGTATAAGAAAGGAAAGGAAAACATAGCTGCAGATGCTTTGAGCCGCAGAGACACACATCTCATGGCCACAACAGTTATAACACCTGCTCTGGACAGATTCTCAGAGAAGAGTTACATTCATGATACTCACTGCCAGGAATTGCTACAGAAACTTTCAGTGAACCCCAACTCACAACCCTCTGTAACATTACATGGAGGCATACTGCGTTACAAAGGGCGCATCTATATTGGTAAAGATACTACTCTCCAACAGCAGCTCTTACACTCCTTCCACTCTTCTTCAATTGGAGGACACTCAGGCATGGTTGCCAGCTATCAGCGACTGAAGAGAATATTCTATTGGCCTGGCATGAAAAAGGACACCGAGAAGTTCATATCTGAATGTCCAGTATGCCAACGAGCTAAGTCCCAGAACTGTCAGTACCCAGGACTGCTGAAACCTCTCGATCGCCCAGATATGGCATGGCAACACATTACAATGGACTTCATTGAGGGGCTTCCAAAATCAAATGGGAAAAAGGTCATCCTAGTGGTAGTGGACAGAATGACCaaaatggcacatttcatttCCCTGGCACACCCATACACTACTACCACGCTTGCACAAGCCTTCATGGACAACATCTTTAAACTCCATGGGCCTCCTACTAGCATTGTGACTGATCGAGATACCATCTTCACCAGCCACCTATGGCAGAAAGTGTTCAAAACCATGAATGTCAAGCTCAACCTCACCACAGCATATCATCCTCAATCTGATGGACAATCTGAAAGAGTAAATCAATGCTTAGAGAATTATCTAAGATGCATGGTCTTTCAAAAACCAAAAAAATGGGCAGCTTGGTTACCTCTGGCAGAATGGTGGTACAATACATCCTACCACACAGCTCTGAAAGTATCACCTTTCCAAGCTTTATATGGTTATGCACCCCCAATGATAAGTGAGATCTCCATACCTGGTCCAGAAGATATGGAAGCCAGGGATTTCTTATTGGAAAAACAACAACTCCTACATCAGCTCAAGGAAAATTTGTCTCAGGCTCAAGCCCGAATGAAACGTTATGCTGACAAGAAACGCAGTGAAAGAGTATTGGAGGTGGGGGACATGGTGTACCTCAAGATGCAACCATACAGAATGGCAGCTTTCGGCATTCGCCAATCCATCAAGTTGACAAGTAAATACTATGGTCCTTTCAGAATTCTGGAGAAGATTGGTGCCCTTGCCTACAAAATACAGCTGCCTGCGGGCGTGAAAATTCACCCTGTGTTCCACGTGAGCCAACTCAAGAAGCATCTGGGAACTCATGCGGTGCCAGAAGCTGGTCTTCCGTTGATCAGTGAGGATGGTAAGATCAAAACTCAGCCATTACAGGTTCTTCAGACTCGCTCCTTGCCCCGAAACAACGTCTTAGTCACACAATggttgtgttatcaccaggatttgaccgagtcagaggtgggccgcgatcaagatggacttgaaggttatatacggaagaaatacgtgaatcggccttttataccaagttgggctaatttgcccgtgtatctgtaacatagtaggatacgtgtcgtttggaagttagagtttaacccgtgcacggttaggtgcacgcttgaattagaaagtcccccggactataaatatgtatctagggtttatggaataaaacaacaaccaacgttcaaccaatcaatcaatctcggcgcatcgccaactccttcgtcttgagggtttctaccggtaagcaacatgctgcctagatcgcatcttgcgatctaggcagcacaagctttatgttgttcatgcgttgctcgtactgaagcctttttgatggcgagcaacgtagttatcatagatgtgttagggttagcatagttcttcgtataacatgctatcgtagtgcaacccttgcatatctagccgcccttacacctatcttaggtgtaggggcggcaccccgcttgatcgttatttagtagatctgatccgttacggttgctccttgttctacaaggattagtttaatatctgcaatagttaggccttacaaagggttggaggatccagcggcacgtagggtgtcgtttgctagtcctagacaggatgttccggggatcaacctcatgttggtttttaggccctatctaggatcggcttacgatcaccgtgcgtggccgcgaggcccaatcgtgagtaggatgatccgattatgcggtgaaaaccctaaatcgtcgtagattgttgtcaacacccggatttttaagtccagatgcctattatgccgtacatcgcaatcccaggaatattgttgttgcgagacataatagttgaatatcatagagtcatcatttattacaacacataatcgtcttacaaaggtagatcacatgatccaatattacaatagtagttgatctatcgatcaacgaacatcacaaatagcggaagcgaagtagtagtggctatctaatccacaggccaacgcttgacgtcaggagcagtcctagttgtcgtagacgtcctgctgtccatcttcctcgtactgttgttctccttcaaagtctggccatttgaatagccagggacaaagccatgagtactttaaagtactcgcaaactaatactagtgtaagtactatcaattttagtaaggggatactaagctctaggtttatttgcataaagccaagtttatttcataaacatttagtaaagatgcttgaatcactagactaactcaagtgggaacattagtgtcattcccacaactcggttgtgattcaattcaaagtcaccattcacctttcaaattcacgtcccaagtcatatgtcacatttttgaaaatggtctgatgacggaacagtatggcctttccaaccgtccataaccgtggacacggctattcgaatagttctacactctgcagaggtcgtacacttgtgccacaacatttgcaataatccgtcagggctaactggccctgatttaccatactccgtatgcggactaccaaccataacctttcacttacatactctagtataggcacctctccccatgagcttggcctcccggtgaaaaccacagtcaacccgggaactgcacagggcttgggccggacattcacctcatattaacatcatatcatatcacttcttttgttgtagaggcagccttcagcctaaccccgatgacgcttgtttagagggaacccatactaaagcacataaatttctagttaagcccttacccatattgggtattgtgggggtactttcaaattggaatggtatcgcatccgaacccaaccatcagttgttGTAAAATTCACTAAGCCATTCacctgtcatattcaccttcaaaatctttcaatagaatgaatcatcattccaaggttttcaaagtcatttcatttcacatgatcccatctagagtaatcaattttatttatttagcaatagcaactagtcatgaggggtgctaactagcttttcttgctctaggctaactttgatgctcttgttatactctatatctaaaccaagtgaagtcataaatcaaaaagtaaactttgataaacaaaatttagaaaagcttgtaaagtaaaaacttgggataggagcattaagcataaagtaaaaataatggtgccttgctcttgtagagctttgcacaaggggaccttgcaagagtgttagcttgccttgattggtgaggtgatcaaagttttctggctcttcctcctggtagaatacctcctcctcttgatagtctccggtactagcgtctataaatgaatacgaggataccatcaccaaacaacacttaagtagtcttaattagccttattggctcacacaaatgatctagcatcactacttaacatttatccaaaattattctagggtttatttaatattaggaaaataatttcctctcattaaaaattggaattagggtttttctttggtttgggagaaataatttcctctcattgaattcttcttacgaGGTAATCTTCTCAAATGACCAGGgaggatcacatgttgaccaaggtcaacacttcacatttattatttgagaaaagtgatttaattgagattcatcatctcatgtgatttaaataaccattgcaaattaactactattttgatttaaattctacaagtgagctagTATGAACCTATGCAGTAGAGGTCATCATATTACTTCATAATATATGagaccatgatttaaatgagatgctacacctcatagatttaaattctaaaatttggatatagtttaaatggactagtattgactacatagccaatattctgcttctagcccatgatcatatacagaacatatatcatatttctacataagaaattagagtttgttaaatgtgaattattgcaattggattcacttcaaaattcaaattggttgattttctagatttatttgaatactaaaaaggatctgttttgttatttttgctattcaaaaactacacaatatATGGGGTTGAATctagtggggttagttagagcaaTTCATAAGCTTTCTAACAATACTCATTTCATAAATTTTGGCCCAGTATATTTGGAGATAAAGAatttctagcaaagcatctgAAAGCAAAAatcacagaaaataaataaa
This region of Lolium perenne isolate Kyuss_39 chromosome 2, Kyuss_2.0, whole genome shotgun sequence genomic DNA includes:
- the LOC127319738 gene encoding uncharacterized protein; the protein is MPKSKASEATAQEIEALKLDLESVNSRAEEIGGKVDGVQSQMEELSPKFSRLEAILTANMDKQAPEKEIEPAKQPPSGSGEKDEYLWHDGPPHLRRKHAPPDDHHEQPHPDADQNEEVRYENYYPPYQEHDRAAPEQRQQYYETQPYFFEPQHPYQSYPQSYEPPPHHQPNPFPPHPNHYQPYQHYPQPNIPHPPNPHSYYQNPNPIPYPPPQNQFHFTYEPPHPNPNNYRAVVDHGVRQQQHENNGHNIDNTIARERHREEDREHRNQGYPEDRGRNMGYDRGRADTWLRNPGVLKEKLTWKQFRGTLITRFATSNSYDIVEEFNNIKQGANSVDDYTDRFEIKMADYKKENPDVKDPYYIKCYINGLHAEIKHQLRSFEPKTLSQAVEHARNMERSVLATAQYSKKLFSSNIYTKNNYTSSSFTRPKQVTEVVPVRMEGDRAIPKPETKMENKPRDNNCKYCGQKWFFGHRCQQYKRLNLMTAEGDYESAEETLQEQDTSEEENTEQPAADTPAPATHMQISLNAALALADTGSTHTFIEFKFAAKLNCNIIGEPLQRVIVVGGGELQTGATVPDMDYTIQGNKFHNSFKILPLSGYDIVLGGDWMLQHSPLISISKLKQALQKGVVGYCLYPITVVHPPEEVQDPEIAALLKEFQDVFQEPTGLPPERQCDHAIPLKGGAEPPRIRPYRVPYKQKEEMEKQVQHLLKTSVIQHSKSPYASPAILVRKKDGTWRLCIDFRKLNLHTIKDKFPIPVIEDLLDELHGAKYFTKLDLRSGYHQIRMKPQDIHKTAFRTYFGHFEYLVMPFGLTNAPATFQALMNSVFAPWMRKIMLVFFDDILIYSSTKEDHLKHVRLILQVLRDNKLFAKQSKCVFATEQVEYLGHVISAKGVATDPQKIVAVQEWSLPKTLTQLRGFLGLAGYYRRFSEKSYIHDTHCQELLQKLSVNPNSQPSVTLHGGILRYKGRIYIGKDTTLQQQLLHSFHSSSIGGHSGMVASYQRLKRIFYWPGMKKDTEKFISECPVCQRAKSQNCQYPGLLKPLDRPDMAWQHITMDFIEGLPKSNGKKVILVVVDRMTKMAHFISLAHPYTTTTLAQAFMDNIFKLHGPPTSIVTDRDTIFTSHLWQKVFKTMNVKLNLTTAYHPQSDGQSERVNQCLENYLRCMVFQKPKKWAAWLPLAEWWYNTSYHTALKVSPFQALYGYAPPMISEISIPGPEDMEARDFLLEKQQLLHQLKENLSQAQARMKRYADKKRSERVLEVGDMVYLKMQPYRMAAFGIRQSIKLTSKYYGPFRILEKIGALAYKIQLPAGVKIHPVFHVSQLKKHLGTHAVPEAGLPLISEDGKIKTQPLQERGAHSLREFGLRELRGATADFSPLLMVGEGGFGCVYRGALRLPGGHPHGTAVAVKRLNPKGVQGHKEWLAEVQLLGVVDHTNLVKLV